In Asticcacaulis sp. SL142, the sequence CTGCCGCGCCTGCGGCAATAGGAGCAATTGCAGTCAATAGCGTCCTTGAAATCGCCCTCGACCTCGAAGCTGATCTTCCCGCAATGGCAGCTTCCGGAATGTAGCATGGTTTCCTCCTGTTTTGCCGGAGGTTAGCGAATCTGAAAGCTGTGGGCAAATCTCGTTTGTGTGGTTTGCCCCCTCCACCCCTTCGGGGTCCCCTCCCCCGTAAACAGGGGAGGAGAAAATAAGCCCCTCCGGTGGTGCCGAAGGGGCTTTGATAACTAACGGGTGCAGGGTCTGTGACCCTGCTATTTCACGCCCATTTTCTTTTGCAGTTCCGACGATGAGGTCGTGTACTGGAAGCGCAGTTTCTTTTCCGGATAGACGTAGCGGAAGGCCTGCTGCGACATCAGGGCGGCTTCGTGGAAGCCCGACAGGATCAGCTTCAGCTTGCCCGGATAGTAGTTGATGTCGCCGATGGCAAAGATCTGCTTTGTTGAGGTCTCAAACTTTTCGGTATCTACCGGGATCAGGTTTTCATGCAGGTTGAGGCCAAACTCAGCCACCGGTCCCAGCTTCATGGTCAGACCGAAGAAGGGCAGGAAGGCATCGGCATCGATATGAAGTTCGTTGCCGTCATTGTCCTCAATCGTCACGGATTCGAGGGTGTGGCCGGTTTCGCCCTTAAGCGCAGTCGCCTGACCGATCACAAGGTCCATCTTGCCGTCTGCGACCAACTGGCGCATTTGGGCGACGGTGTGCGGGGCGGCGCGGAAGTCGTCGCGGCGGTGAACGAGGGTTATGCGTTCGGCCACTTTGGCGAGGTTGACCGTCCAGTCGAGGGCGGAATCGCCTCCGCCGGAAATGACGATGCGTTTGCCGCGGAAGGCCTCCATCTTGCGGACGGCATAGTGCACGCCCTTACCGGCGCCGAGGTTTTCAAAGCCGTCAATGCCGGGGATAGGCGGCTTTTTCGGCTGGAAGGAGCCACCACCGGCGGCGATGATGATGC encodes:
- a CDS encoding NAD(P)/FAD-dependent oxidoreductase, whose product is MSHADLIASLDVLEAGQSWTTDVIIIGAGPVGLFSVFELGLLDIKAHMVDILDKPGGQCAELYPEKPIYDIPAWPIISGSDLTDRLLEQIAPFGAKYHFNEMAVAIEKVEQDDGTIKWKLTTDQGTTIEARCIIIAAGGGSFQPKKPPIPGIDGFENLGAGKGVHYAVRKMEAFRGKRIVISGGGDSALDWTVNLAKVAERITLVHRRDDFRAAPHTVAQMRQLVADGKMDLVIGQATALKGETGHTLESVTIEDNDGNELHIDADAFLPFFGLTMKLGPVAEFGLNLHENLIPVDTEKFETSTKQIFAIGDINYYPGKLKLILSGFHEAALMSQQAFRYVYPEKKLRFQYTTSSSELQKKMGVK